From Synoicihabitans lomoniglobus, the proteins below share one genomic window:
- a CDS encoding amidohydrolase family protein, whose amino-acid sequence MIVDVHTHLNNYDETKIVPLAARYEEFQESLRFNGIDYALILTSYKVDAHRPSTREVVELTQDAPNMGVVAGVSFLNYKERDLRELADYLKAGLVKGLKLYPGYEPFYPYDSRCRVLYELALEFDVPVMIHTGDTYSPKAKVRFAHPLAVDDVAVDFPDLKLVICHVGNPWIRDAMEVVYKNKNVHTDISGFVLGDFTERFEKFMVGQMKDMILYAGDPNYLLYGTDWPICRMRTYLKFVRGLELPDPHYEKLMWKNADRLFKLGLAES is encoded by the coding sequence ATGATCGTCGATGTCCACACTCACCTCAACAATTACGATGAGACCAAGATCGTGCCGCTGGCCGCCCGATATGAGGAGTTCCAGGAGTCACTGCGTTTCAACGGGATCGACTACGCGCTCATCCTGACGTCTTACAAGGTCGACGCGCATCGACCGTCGACGCGCGAGGTCGTCGAGCTGACGCAGGACGCGCCGAACATGGGCGTGGTCGCGGGCGTAAGTTTTCTCAACTACAAGGAACGCGATCTGCGGGAGCTCGCCGACTACCTCAAAGCCGGGTTGGTCAAAGGCCTGAAACTCTACCCGGGCTACGAGCCGTTTTATCCCTACGACTCGCGTTGCCGCGTCCTCTATGAGTTGGCGCTCGAGTTCGATGTGCCGGTCATGATTCACACCGGCGACACCTACTCGCCCAAAGCGAAAGTGCGGTTTGCGCACCCGCTGGCGGTTGACGATGTGGCGGTGGATTTTCCTGACCTGAAACTGGTCATCTGCCACGTAGGTAATCCATGGATACGCGATGCCATGGAGGTCGTTTACAAAAACAAAAACGTGCACACCGATATCTCGGGATTCGTGCTGGGCGATTTCACCGAGCGGTTCGAGAAGTTCATGGTCGGGCAGATGAAGGACATGATCCTTTACGCGGGTGATCCCAACTACCTGCTCTACGGCACCGATTGGCCGATCTGCCGCATGCGCACTTATCTGAAGTTTGTGCGCGGTCTGGAGCTGCCTGACCCCCACTATGAGAAGCTCATGTGGAAAAACGCCGACCGGCTTTTCAAACTCGGGCTGGCGGAGAGCTGA
- a CDS encoding pyrimidine/purine nucleoside phosphorylase, translated as MSHPTSFSAVTVDTKANVYFDGAVVSHTVRFADGSKKTLGLIRPGTHHFGTAAAERMEIVAGTCSVVIDDSDASADYVAGTFFDVAANSGFTITVPEGAEFCEYICSFLS; from the coding sequence ATGTCGCATCCTACTTCCTTTTCCGCGGTCACGGTTGATACCAAGGCCAATGTCTATTTCGACGGCGCGGTTGTTTCACACACCGTGCGCTTCGCTGACGGCTCCAAGAAGACCCTCGGTTTGATTCGGCCCGGCACCCACCACTTCGGCACTGCAGCTGCCGAGCGCATGGAAATCGTGGCCGGGACATGCAGCGTGGTGATCGACGATTCTGACGCGTCGGCCGATTACGTCGCCGGCACTTTTTTCGATGTCGCCGCGAACTCCGGCTTCACCATCACCGTTCCTGAAGGAGCGGAGTTCTGTGAATACATTTGTTCGTTTCTGAGCTAG
- a CDS encoding DUF5069 domain-containing protein: MAKSQPIPGSTGEVLTCLPSPYIPHAATGLLYLPRMIAKCRYVQEHGEMPQSYRKNYGRGLDRFLSMHLGVEPKQIQEAVHSSADDAELDAKLLALFPEDVRAAKWNRELVQKGMTKAGREFLAEALGNMGCADRVDEIISVPDLIDFDEGRIA, translated from the coding sequence ATGGCCAAATCCCAACCTATTCCTGGATCGACTGGTGAAGTGCTCACTTGTTTGCCGTCGCCTTACATTCCTCATGCGGCGACCGGTCTTTTGTATCTGCCGCGCATGATCGCGAAATGTCGTTATGTGCAGGAGCACGGCGAAATGCCGCAGAGTTATCGCAAAAATTATGGACGCGGGCTCGATCGCTTCCTTTCCATGCATCTGGGCGTGGAGCCGAAACAAATTCAAGAGGCGGTCCACTCGTCGGCCGATGATGCGGAGCTCGACGCCAAGTTGTTGGCTCTGTTCCCGGAGGACGTGCGAGCGGCGAAGTGGAATCGCGAGCTCGTGCAAAAAGGCATGACCAAGGCCGGTCGCGAGTTTCTCGCCGAAGCGCTGGGCAACATGGGTTGCGCCGATCGCGTCGACGAAATCATCAGCGTGCCCGACCTCATCGACTTCGACGAAGGTCGGATCGCTTAA